In Sulfuricurvum sp., the sequence ATGCGGAATCGGTCACGGCGACGAGATTATCACGACACCGATCAGTTTTGTAGCCACCTCCAATATGGCAATCGCACTCGGAGCCAAACCGATATTTTGTGACATAAAAAATGACGGTAATATTGATGAAAACTTTATTGAGGCTCTCATAACACCCCGAACCAAGGCAATCGTCCCTGTCGACTTCGCCGGAAAACCGGTCGCGATCAAAGTACTCAACAGCATCGCTAAAAAACACGGCCTGAAAGTCATCGAAGATGCATCACATGCGCTAGGCAGTAGCATTAATGGAGAAAAAATCGGTTCGTTTGCGGATATGACCGTATTCAGTTTCCATGCCATCAAACCGATCACAACCGGTGAAGGGGGAGCCGTTGTAACCGATAACGAAGAATTTGCCCGGGCTCTTCGGTTATTCCGCTCTCACGGGATCATCAAAAAGCAGCTGTGGAATTCGGATATGGTGAGTCTGGGATATAATTTTCGGATGACCGAATTTGCCGCGGCACTGGGACTCTCCCAACTGAAAAAACTGAACCGTTTTATCGATATACGAGAAAGTATCGGCCACTATTACGATGAACGTTTTCAAGGGCATAATCTCTTTTCGACTATCCCTATCGATTCAAGCGAGCAAAGTGCACGCCATCTTTATCCTCTTTTACTCTCTCCTGCACTGCACTGCGTTAAAGAGGATATTTTTTCTGAGCTGCAAACCAGGGGTCTTGGAGTGCAAGTTCACTATAAGCCGATCTATCAAAACAGCTTTTATAAAGAACTTTACGGAGAGATGAGGCTGAGCAATACCGAATATTTTTACCGATCGGAACTCTCTATCCCATGCCATCAAAAGATGACGATGGAAAATGCCGCTCATGTCGCAGATACGCTCTTGGAAGTTATTGAAAAATACGCTTATCGCGGATGCAGTTTTTAAAGGAGTTTTATGAACGTTGCAATCATCCCTGCCCGCGGCGGCAGCAAACGGATTCCGCGTAAAAACATCAAATCCTTTTGCGGGAAACCGATCATCGCCTACAGTATCCAAGCGGCACAAGCTTCCGGACTCTTTGATCGCATTATTGTTACGACCGACGATGAGGAGATTGCCGATGTCGCCCGCAGTTACGGCGCAGAGGTCCCTTTTATGCGCCCTTATGAGCTCAGCGACGATCATACGGCAACGATCCCTGTCATTGCCCATGCGATTCAAATTCTGCAGGAGCAAGGAGACAGTATTGATGCTGCATGCTGTATTTATGCGACGGCACCGTTTGTCCGGAGCGAAGATATCCAAGCGGCATACAATGCACTCATAACACATCGTAAAGAGTATGCTTTTCCCGTAACCACCTTTCCGTTTCCGATTTTTCGGGGAGTAAACCGTGACGAGGAAGGAAACATCGAAATGTTTTGGCCGGAACACTTCGCTACAAGAAGTCAGGATTTGCCCGAAGCCTATCACGATGTAGGCCAATTTTACTGGGGTAAACCCGATACATGGCTAAATGGGACACCGATTTTTTCAAAAGCCGCTACTACCGTTGTATTACCCCGCCATCTGGTCCAAGACATCGATACCCCCGAGGACTGGCTGCAAGCCGAATTGATGTTTAAAGCTGTATTCCCCTCATGAATCTCCTGATCCGTGCCGACTCTTCCAGTCAAATCGGGTTAGGCCATATTATGCGCGATCTCGTTTTAGTACAGCAATACCCAGAAGCGTCCGTCATCTTCGCCTGTCGTGATTTAAACGGAAATATCATCGATACCATCCCCTATCCCGTCCATGTTCTCGCTTCCGACACATCGGAAGAACTCGTCGAGTGCATTATCTCACACGAGATTGATGTTGTCGTATTCGATCATTACGGTATCGATGCCGCATATGAAAAACGGATCAAAGAGCAAACCGGCGTAACGATTCTAAGTATGGATGATACCTATCAGCCCCATTACTGCGATATCATCTATAATCCGAATGTTTATGCTCAAAATCAACGCTATAGAGATCTTGTACCCAAATTTTGTGAAGTCCAGTGTGCCAAACCGCTGATACGGGAAGAATTCAGCCTCGCCAAACAACATCCTAAACCTTTGAACGATGCCGTATTTATTTCGATGGGGGGAAGCGATCCGATGAATCTCTCGATGCAAATCGTACAATCACTTCCCTCAGATACCTATGCCAATCTTGTAACTACCACCTCGAATCCTCATCTTAACGAGCTCCGGCACTATGCCGCAGAACATCCGAATATCCGCCTGCACATCAATGCTTCAAATATCGCAGAGCTCATGCATGAGTGCTCGTCTGCCATCATAACCCCAAGCTCGATCGCACACGAAGTGATGTTTATGGAACTCCCTTTTATCGCGATCCAAAGTGCCGATAACCAAAGTGAGTTCGTTGCCTATATGAAACGCCAAGGGCTTCTTGTAATGGAACATTTTGATCAGGGTCAGTTTCAAACGCTATTAGGGCGATTAACGCTTCGTCTGATTCCGTTTACGGAATTGAACGATACAGAAAAAGAGATGATCCTCGCATGGCGGAATCATCCTGATATCCGAATGTGGATGCTCACTTCACATGAAATCTCTCTCGATGAACATCTCCGTTTTATAGAGTCACTCAAAAACCGGTCCGATAAACGCTATTTTTTAGTCCGCCAGGCTAATGATTACCTCGGCGTTGTCGATTTAACTGATATTACATTAACCTCAGCAGAGATAGGGATCTATACAAATCCCGATAAACGAGGTGCCGGAACCCTCTTAATGGATGCATTGATCCGATACGCGTTTAACACGCTGAAACTGACCGAGCTTATCGCCAATGTATTCATCAATAACGAAAAAGCTAAACGTTTGTATCAAAAATTCGATTTTACAGAAACCGATCGAGCCATCCATAACGGCAAAGAAATGATCACATTGGAGCGTACCCTATGACTATCGGAAACCATAATCTGAATGAAAAAGTTTTTATCATCGCCGAACTTTCTGCTAATCATAACGGCTCGCTTGATACCGCACTGCGTACCATCGATGCCATGAAAGAATCCGGTGCCGATGCGATCAAACTCCAAACCTATACGCCCGATACGATCACCCTCGATTGTGACAGCGATATGTTTACTATTTCACAGGGGACCCTGTGGGACAAACGAAAGTTCCACGATCTCTATGCCGAAGCGATGACACCGTGGGAGTGGCATAAAATTCTCTTCGAGCATGCACACAATCTGGGGATGGAAGCGTTCTCTTCCCCTTTTGATCCGAGTGCCGTCGATTTTCTCTCCGGTCTCAATGTTCCGGCCTATAAAATCGCCAGTTTTGAAATCACCGATATCCCCCTCATCGAATATACTGCTGCCAAAGGAAAACCGATTATCATCTCCACCGGCATCGCCACTCTCAATGACATAGAAGATGCATTGGATGCCTGTAAACGGGTTGGAAACGATCAGATCACCCTTCTCAAATGCACCTCCGCCTATCCGGCCGCACTCGAAGAGATGAATTTGCTGACCATCCCCGATATGATATCCCGCTTCGGCATCACCGTGGGCCTCTCTGATCATACAATGAGTCTGAGTGCCCCTGTAGCCGCCGTTACCCTCGGAGCACGCGTCATCGAAAAGCATTTTATTCTGGATCGGGGAATGGGGGGTGCGGACAGTGCATTTAGTTTGGAACCTCACGAGTTTAGAGCGATGGTAGATGCCGTACGTGATACCGAAAAACTAATGGGTAAAGCAACCTATGAATTGAGCCCGAAAAGTTTGAAATCACGCGAATTCTCCCGAAGTCTTTTCATCGCAGAAGATGTAAAAGCCGGAGAACCGATCACTATGACAAATGTACGCTCAGTTCGCCCGGGATTTGGCCTCTCACCCAAATATCTTTCTGAGATTTTAGGGAAACACTTTAGTGCAGATTTTTCCAAAGGAACACCGCTTAGTTTAGATTTAATTCAGGAAAACGGCTAAGAACGTGGTAATAAAAGCATTCTCATAAAATATTTCACTATAATCCTAATACTTAGTGAATGAACAAATCATAATCAAGGAAACAGTGTGGAAGAAACGATATATGAAAAAAATTTATCCGCCCTTTTGGGGGTAAATCCTTCTCTTGCCGCTAATTTATTTTCTGTAAGTGCCAACGCAAAGTTTTCAGTTTATCAGGGCCAAGAACTTATTGACATCAATATTATTGAAAATGATTCACACCGCTATCTCTATGATGCACCCATCGCCGATTTGGAAAAATCTGTTCAGGACGCTGAAGCAGAGTATTCCCGCTATCCCGTTCTCTTTTATTACGGAATAGGTAACGGAATTTTTTATAAGCTCATTTCAGCAAACCCGGCACATAAACACATCATTATTATCGAACCGGAAATAGAGTTACTCTATATCGCGTTAAATTTTATCGATATTGCAGAAGATATCCAAAGTGAGAGAATCATTCTTCAGCTATCATCTCACATGACCTTTGGCGAAGGGATTAGACTCGTCTACAAAGGGGATATCAAACCCTATGTTAAACTCTATAACTTGCAGATTCACGCTCCTTTTTATGACCACTACCAACGAGATATTCAAGAGATGAACAACCTTTTAATCCGAAGTTTTAAACAAATGGTTCTTAACCACGGAAATGACACCAATGATGCCCTTATCGGTATAGAACAGCATATTTACAATCTCCCTACTATGATTGAAAACTATAAAGTTGTAGAGCTTATTAAACAAAATAAAAACAAAAATGCCGTCATTATCTCTACCGGTCCTTCATTGGCGAAACAACTTCCATTACTGAAAGCCTATGCTCCCTATATGACATTGGTTTGTATCGATGCATCTTTACCGATCTTACAAGAACATGGGATTATTCCTGATATCGTTGTTTCGATGGAACGGGTAGAGCTAACCTCTAAATTTTTTGAGAATCTCGATCCAGCCGTTAAAGAGAACACCTATTTTGTTGTCTCTTCTCTAACACATAGAAAAAGCGTCACAAATCTTACGGGCTGCAAACTAGCGTTGGCTATGCGTCCACTGAGCTATATGCGATTCTTTGAAATGCCGGAATTTGGCTATATCGGTTCCGGAATGAGCGCAGCGAATCTTGGATACCAACTAGCCTACTATATGCAACATCAGAATATACTTCTTATCGGTCAGGATCTCGCCTATGCTGATGATGGCAGAAGCCATTCAAAAGGGCACATTTTCAGTGAAAACGAGGTTCAGCATAGACAAAATGACTTGATCGTAACCCGATACGGCGGAGAAGGCTTTATTAAAACAACTATCATTTGGGATATGTTCCGAAACTTTTTTGAAAAAGATATTGAAGCCACGTCAAATGAAGGAATTTCTACCTATAACTGCACAGAGGGGGGAGCACGCATCCACGGATCAATCGAAAAACCCTTTTCAGACGTACTTCGTGATACAGTGGGAATGGATACCCCTAAAATACCTATCCATATAGATCGTACTCCTCCTGAGGAGATTCCTACACTTCTCAAACATGCTTATGACAAAACACAGGAGATGGTTGATTACGGTTTAGAGTTTAAACTCGAAGTCGAAACTCTTTTTCTGGATATAGTTGAAGAGATTGAAATCTTAGAAGAACACAATAAAAACAATTCTCTCGAAAAAATTAACTATGAAAATCTCATCCTTCTTTCGGAAAAAATTGATGTCATTAAAGAAAAAGTTGAAAGTCTCGAGTTCTCAAAGATGTTTATCGATACTGTTCAGTCTTATATTTTTCATCAGGAGCTTGATTTGGCTAAAATCGTTGTCCAAAATGCAGAAAGCGAATTAGAAAAAAAAGCAAAGCTTATCGAGTGGATCATTGCTC encodes:
- the pseC gene encoding UDP-4-amino-4,6-dideoxy-N-acetyl-beta-L-altrosamine transaminase, which produces MIPYSTQLIEEDDIAAVTEVLKSSHLTQGAKVEEFEEAIAGYVGARYCIVFNSATSALHAAYDACGIGHGDEIITTPISFVATSNMAIALGAKPIFCDIKNDGNIDENFIEALITPRTKAIVPVDFAGKPVAIKVLNSIAKKHGLKVIEDASHALGSSINGEKIGSFADMTVFSFHAIKPITTGEGGAVVTDNEEFARALRLFRSHGIIKKQLWNSDMVSLGYNFRMTEFAAALGLSQLKKLNRFIDIRESIGHYYDERFQGHNLFSTIPIDSSEQSARHLYPLLLSPALHCVKEDIFSELQTRGLGVQVHYKPIYQNSFYKELYGEMRLSNTEYFYRSELSIPCHQKMTMENAAHVADTLLEVIEKYAYRGCSF
- the pseF gene encoding pseudaminic acid cytidylyltransferase, with amino-acid sequence MNVAIIPARGGSKRIPRKNIKSFCGKPIIAYSIQAAQASGLFDRIIVTTDDEEIADVARSYGAEVPFMRPYELSDDHTATIPVIAHAIQILQEQGDSIDAACCIYATAPFVRSEDIQAAYNALITHRKEYAFPVTTFPFPIFRGVNRDEEGNIEMFWPEHFATRSQDLPEAYHDVGQFYWGKPDTWLNGTPIFSKAATTVVLPRHLVQDIDTPEDWLQAELMFKAVFPS
- the pseG gene encoding UDP-2,4-diacetamido-2,4,6-trideoxy-beta-L-altropyranose hydrolase, yielding MNLLIRADSSSQIGLGHIMRDLVLVQQYPEASVIFACRDLNGNIIDTIPYPVHVLASDTSEELVECIISHEIDVVVFDHYGIDAAYEKRIKEQTGVTILSMDDTYQPHYCDIIYNPNVYAQNQRYRDLVPKFCEVQCAKPLIREEFSLAKQHPKPLNDAVFISMGGSDPMNLSMQIVQSLPSDTYANLVTTTSNPHLNELRHYAAEHPNIRLHINASNIAELMHECSSAIITPSSIAHEVMFMELPFIAIQSADNQSEFVAYMKRQGLLVMEHFDQGQFQTLLGRLTLRLIPFTELNDTEKEMILAWRNHPDIRMWMLTSHEISLDEHLRFIESLKNRSDKRYFLVRQANDYLGVVDLTDITLTSAEIGIYTNPDKRGAGTLLMDALIRYAFNTLKLTELIANVFINNEKAKRLYQKFDFTETDRAIHNGKEMITLERTL
- the pseI gene encoding pseudaminic acid synthase, with product MTIGNHNLNEKVFIIAELSANHNGSLDTALRTIDAMKESGADAIKLQTYTPDTITLDCDSDMFTISQGTLWDKRKFHDLYAEAMTPWEWHKILFEHAHNLGMEAFSSPFDPSAVDFLSGLNVPAYKIASFEITDIPLIEYTAAKGKPIIISTGIATLNDIEDALDACKRVGNDQITLLKCTSAYPAALEEMNLLTIPDMISRFGITVGLSDHTMSLSAPVAAVTLGARVIEKHFILDRGMGGADSAFSLEPHEFRAMVDAVRDTEKLMGKATYELSPKSLKSREFSRSLFIAEDVKAGEPITMTNVRSVRPGFGLSPKYLSEILGKHFSADFSKGTPLSLDLIQENG
- a CDS encoding 6-hydroxymethylpterin diphosphokinase MptE-like protein yields the protein MEETIYEKNLSALLGVNPSLAANLFSVSANAKFSVYQGQELIDINIIENDSHRYLYDAPIADLEKSVQDAEAEYSRYPVLFYYGIGNGIFYKLISANPAHKHIIIIEPEIELLYIALNFIDIAEDIQSERIILQLSSHMTFGEGIRLVYKGDIKPYVKLYNLQIHAPFYDHYQRDIQEMNNLLIRSFKQMVLNHGNDTNDALIGIEQHIYNLPTMIENYKVVELIKQNKNKNAVIISTGPSLAKQLPLLKAYAPYMTLVCIDASLPILQEHGIIPDIVVSMERVELTSKFFENLDPAVKENTYFVVSSLTHRKSVTNLTGCKLALAMRPLSYMRFFEMPEFGYIGSGMSAANLGYQLAYYMQHQNILLIGQDLAYADDGRSHSKGHIFSENEVQHRQNDLIVTRYGGEGFIKTTIIWDMFRNFFEKDIEATSNEGISTYNCTEGGARIHGSIEKPFSDVLRDTVGMDTPKIPIHIDRTPPEEIPTLLKHAYDKTQEMVDYGLEFKLEVETLFLDIVEEIEILEEHNKNNSLEKINYENLILLSEKIDVIKEKVESLEFSKMFIDTVQSYIFHQELDLAKIVVQNAESELEKKAKLIEWIIAHRYWLFSLAGGIEAELTAITRGRPPLIEICHHMKLI